From a single Pseudomonas sp. A34-9 genomic region:
- a CDS encoding multidrug transporter — MFIGILLVITWLILLLRYPAKALPVSVAAAIGLGFVAMWVVWLDNREVKQLARLEMRIAYAPEQCPADRPLQLKMKNANDVPLTELRWRIAAYAPGDTVNLADNQYTAPRYRGPGELQAGGDWEDCLPMPPLRPGYRPQTLEFRAERLQGSFSD, encoded by the coding sequence ATGTTCATCGGCATTCTGCTGGTCATCACCTGGCTGATCCTCCTTTTACGCTACCCGGCCAAAGCCTTGCCGGTTTCGGTGGCGGCGGCGATTGGCCTGGGTTTCGTGGCCATGTGGGTGGTGTGGCTGGACAACCGCGAGGTCAAGCAACTGGCGCGTCTTGAGATGCGTATCGCTTACGCCCCGGAACAATGCCCAGCAGATCGCCCGCTGCAACTGAAAATGAAAAACGCCAACGACGTGCCCCTGACCGAACTGCGCTGGCGCATCGCCGCCTATGCGCCGGGCGACACGGTCAATCTGGCCGACAACCAATACACCGCGCCACGCTATCGTGGCCCCGGCGAGTTGCAGGCCGGCGGCGACTGGGAAGACTGCCTGCCCATGCCGCCACTGCGTCCCGGTTATCGCCCGCAAACCCTGGAGTTTCGCGCCGAGCGATTGCAGGGTAGTTTCTCCGACTGA
- a CDS encoding HlyD family secretion protein: MKKFFSLLATLLVLALALWIGRTLWEHYMNTPWTRDGRVRADIINVAADVTGEVIDVPVRDNQLVKKGDLLMQIDPEHYRIAVKQAQSLVASRKSTWEMRKVNAHRRADLDNLVISKENRDDASNIADAALADYQHAQAQLEAAELNLKRTEVRAAVDGYVTNLNVHRGDYARIGEAKMAVVDMNSFWVYGFFEETKLPHVKVGDKADMQLMSGEVLKGHVESISRGIYDRDNPESRELIADVNPTFNWVRLAQRVPVRIHIDEVPEGVLLAAGITCTVVVKQDAGDN, translated from the coding sequence ATGAAAAAGTTTTTCAGCCTGCTCGCAACCCTGCTGGTGCTGGCCCTGGCGCTGTGGATCGGCCGCACGTTGTGGGAGCATTACATGAACACGCCGTGGACCCGCGACGGCCGCGTGCGTGCCGACATCATCAACGTTGCCGCCGACGTCACCGGTGAAGTGATCGACGTGCCGGTGCGCGACAACCAGTTGGTGAAAAAGGGCGACCTGTTGATGCAGATCGACCCGGAGCACTACCGCATCGCGGTCAAACAGGCGCAGTCGCTGGTCGCCTCGCGCAAGTCGACGTGGGAGATGCGCAAGGTCAACGCCCATCGCCGCGCCGACCTCGACAACCTGGTGATCTCCAAGGAAAACCGCGACGACGCCAGCAACATCGCCGACGCCGCGCTCGCCGATTACCAACACGCGCAAGCACAACTGGAAGCCGCCGAACTCAACCTCAAACGCACCGAAGTGCGCGCGGCGGTCGACGGTTATGTGACCAACCTCAACGTGCATCGCGGTGACTACGCGCGCATCGGCGAAGCGAAAATGGCCGTGGTCGACATGAACTCGTTCTGGGTTTACGGCTTCTTCGAAGAAACCAAACTGCCCCACGTGAAAGTCGGCGACAAGGCCGACATGCAGTTGATGAGCGGCGAAGTCTTGAAGGGCCACGTCGAAAGCATCTCGCGCGGCATCTACGACCGCGACAATCCGGAAAGCCGTGAACTGATCGCCGACGTCAACCCGACGTTCAACTGGGTGCGGTTGGCCCAGCGAGTGCCGGTAAGGATTCACATTGATGAAGTGCCGGAGGGGGTTTTGTTGGCGGCGGGGATTACGTGCACGGTGGTGGTGAAGCAGGACGCTGGGGATAACTGA
- a CDS encoding mannose-1-phosphate guanylyltransferase/mannose-6-phosphate isomerase: MIPVILSGGSGSRLWPLSRKQFPKQFLALTGEHTLFQQTLERLVFEGMDTPIVVCNKDHRFIVNEQLANRNLECQRILMEPFGRNTAPAVALTAMMLVNEGRDELMLVLPADHVLEDQKALQRALALATVAAENGEMVLFGVPATKPETGYGYIKSTGDSLLPEGVSRVSHFVEKPDVKRATEYVESGGYYWNSGMFLFRASRFLEELKKHDPDIYDTCLLTLERSQQDADTVTLDEATFACCPDNSIDYSVMEKTQRACVVPLTAGWSDVGCWSSLWEVNEKDANGNVTKGDVVIQDSKNCMIHGNGKLVSVIGLENIVVVETKDAMMIAHKDKVQGVKQMVNTLNEQGRSETQNHCEVYRPWGSYDSVDMGGRFQVKHISVKPGACLSLQMHHHRAEHWIVVSGTAEVTCDDNVFLLCENQSTYIPIASVHRLRNPGKIPLEIIEVQSGSYLGEDDIERFEDIYGRSTPIERGVSVKTIAQ, from the coding sequence ATGATTCCGGTGATCTTGTCAGGTGGTAGCGGTTCGCGTCTCTGGCCGCTTTCGCGTAAGCAGTTCCCTAAGCAATTCCTCGCCCTGACTGGCGAACACACCCTCTTCCAGCAAACCCTCGAGCGTCTGGTGTTCGAAGGCATGGACACCCCGATCGTGGTCTGCAACAAGGATCACCGCTTCATCGTCAACGAGCAGTTGGCCAATCGCAATCTGGAATGCCAGCGCATCCTCATGGAACCGTTCGGCCGCAACACCGCGCCGGCCGTGGCGCTGACCGCGATGATGCTGGTCAACGAAGGTCGTGACGAACTGATGCTGGTGCTGCCGGCCGACCACGTGCTGGAAGATCAGAAAGCCCTGCAACGCGCCCTCGCCCTGGCCACCGTCGCCGCCGAAAATGGCGAAATGGTCCTGTTCGGCGTACCGGCGACCAAACCGGAAACCGGTTACGGCTACATCAAATCCACCGGCGATTCGCTGCTGCCCGAAGGCGTCAGCCGCGTCTCGCACTTCGTTGAAAAACCTGACGTCAAACGTGCCACCGAGTACGTCGAATCAGGCGGCTACTACTGGAACAGCGGCATGTTCCTGTTCCGCGCCAGCCGCTTCCTCGAAGAGCTGAAAAAGCACGATCCGGACATCTACGACACCTGCCTGCTGACCCTCGAGCGCAGCCAGCAGGACGCCGACACCGTCACGCTGGACGAAGCCACCTTCGCCTGCTGCCCGGACAATTCCATCGACTACTCGGTCATGGAAAAAACCCAGCGCGCCTGCGTCGTGCCGTTGACCGCTGGCTGGAGCGATGTCGGTTGCTGGTCGTCGCTGTGGGAAGTCAACGAGAAAGACGCCAACGGCAACGTCACCAAAGGTGATGTGGTGATTCAGGACAGCAAGAACTGCATGATCCACGGCAACGGCAAACTGGTGTCGGTGATCGGTCTGGAAAATATCGTCGTGGTCGAAACCAAAGACGCCATGATGATCGCCCACAAAGACAAGGTTCAGGGCGTCAAGCAGATGGTCAACACGCTCAACGAGCAGGGCCGCAGCGAAACCCAGAACCACTGCGAAGTCTATCGCCCGTGGGGCTCCTATGACTCGGTGGATATGGGCGGGCGTTTCCAGGTCAAGCACATCTCGGTGAAACCGGGCGCGTGCCTGTCGCTGCAGATGCACCACCACCGCGCCGAACACTGGATCGTGGTCAGCGGCACCGCTGAGGTGACTTGCGATGACAACGTGTTCCTGCTCTGCGAAAACCAGTCGACCTACATCCCGATCGCCTCGGTGCATCGCCTGCGCAACCCGGGCAAGATCCCGCTGGAAATCATCGAAGTGCAATCGGGTTCGTACCTGGGTGAAGACGATATCGAGCGTTTCGAAGATATCTACGGCCGCTCCACCCCGATCGAGCGCGGCGTGTCGGTGAAAACCATCGCGCAGTGA
- a CDS encoding SDR family oxidoreductase, with translation MPVALITGCSSGIGRALADAFKSAGFEVWATARKAEDVAALAAAGFTAIQLDVNDGAALEQLGERINQQHGGLDVLINNAGYGAMGPLLDGGVAAMQRQFETNVFSIVGVTRALFPVLRRSKGLVVNIGSVSGVLVTPFAGAYCASKAAVHALSDALRMELAPFGIRVMEVQPGAIQSSFAKNAGHEAEQLINEQSPWFPLREGIRARAKASQDKPTPASEFAAQMLKAVQQSKPPRLIRIGNGSRALPLLAALLPKGLLESTLMRRFGLRGQL, from the coding sequence ATGCCCGTTGCGTTGATAACCGGTTGCTCCAGCGGTATTGGCCGCGCCCTCGCCGATGCGTTCAAAAGCGCCGGTTTCGAAGTCTGGGCCACGGCGCGCAAGGCTGAAGATGTCGCCGCACTGGCCGCTGCCGGGTTCACCGCGATCCAGCTGGACGTTAACGACGGTGCAGCGCTGGAACAACTCGGCGAACGCATCAACCAGCAACACGGCGGCCTCGATGTGCTGATCAACAATGCCGGTTACGGTGCCATGGGGCCGTTGCTCGATGGCGGTGTAGCGGCCATGCAGCGCCAGTTCGAAACCAATGTGTTTTCGATTGTCGGGGTTACCCGCGCGCTGTTCCCGGTCCTGCGCCGGTCCAAAGGACTGGTGGTGAACATCGGCAGTGTTTCCGGCGTATTGGTCACGCCATTTGCCGGTGCTTACTGCGCCTCGAAAGCAGCGGTGCATGCGTTGAGCGATGCGCTGCGCATGGAACTGGCACCTTTCGGCATTCGCGTGATGGAAGTGCAGCCGGGGGCGATCCAGTCGAGCTTTGCCAAGAACGCCGGGCATGAAGCCGAACAATTGATCAATGAGCAATCGCCGTGGTTTCCGCTGCGTGAGGGCATTCGCGCGCGGGCCAAGGCGTCGCAGGACAAGCCGACACCGGCCAGTGAGTTTGCCGCTCAAATGTTAAAAGCAGTGCAACAGAGCAAGCCGCCACGGCTGATCCGCATCGGCAACGGCAGTCGGGCGCTGCCGTTGTTGGCTGCTTTGCTGCCGAAGGGGTTGCTGGAGTCGACGTTGATGCGGCGGTTCGGGTTGCGCGGCCAACTCTGA